The following are from one region of the Bradyrhizobium septentrionale genome:
- a CDS encoding VOC family protein, which yields MSKVSPCLWFDGEAEEAAKFYVSLLPDSRIDKVQNNIIDGPAGKAGTVLVVEFTLAGQRFMALNGGMKMEYTHAISFSIDCVDQAEVDRLWAALLAGGGKEDQCGWLRDRFGVSWQIVPRQLHDYIGGADAAGAARAMQAMLDMIKLDVEGLRRAYEGKAAA from the coding sequence ATGTCAAAAGTGTCACCCTGCCTGTGGTTCGACGGCGAGGCCGAGGAGGCCGCGAAGTTCTACGTCTCGCTGTTGCCGGACTCCCGCATCGACAAGGTCCAGAACAACATCATCGACGGTCCGGCCGGAAAGGCCGGCACCGTGCTGGTGGTCGAGTTCACGCTGGCCGGTCAGCGCTTCATGGCGCTCAACGGCGGGATGAAGATGGAATACACCCATGCGATCTCGTTCTCGATCGACTGTGTCGATCAGGCCGAGGTCGATCGGCTCTGGGCCGCGTTGCTCGCTGGTGGCGGCAAGGAGGACCAGTGCGGCTGGCTGCGCGACCGTTTTGGCGTGTCCTGGCAGATCGTGCCGCGCCAGCTTCACGATTACATCGGCGGCGCCGATGCGGCCGGCGCGGCGCGCGCGATGCAAGCGATGCTCGATATGATCAAGCTCGACGTCGAAGGCCTGCGCCGGGCCTATGAAGGCAAGGCGGCGGCGTGA
- a CDS encoding VOC family protein — MAKPTMIFVNLPVSNLARATAFYEAIGATKNPQFSDETASGMVISDTIHVMLLTHDKFRQFTPKTIADARTTSEVLICLSAESRDAVDGYVTKAKGAGGSADPSPQQDYGFMYGRSFEDPDGHIWEVMWMDVEAAMKAQSAAATA, encoded by the coding sequence ATGGCCAAGCCGACAATGATCTTCGTCAACCTGCCGGTCAGCAACCTCGCCCGCGCAACCGCCTTCTATGAGGCGATCGGCGCGACGAAAAATCCGCAATTCTCCGACGAGACCGCCTCCGGCATGGTGATCTCCGACACCATCCACGTCATGTTGCTGACCCACGACAAGTTCCGGCAGTTCACGCCGAAGACAATCGCCGACGCCAGGACCACGAGCGAAGTGCTGATCTGCCTGTCCGCCGAGAGCCGCGACGCAGTCGACGGCTATGTCACCAAGGCGAAGGGCGCGGGCGGCAGCGCCGATCCGTCGCCGCAGCAGGATTACGGCTTCATGTATGGCCGCAGCTTCGAGGATCCCGACGGTCACATCTGGGAAGTGATGTGGATGGACGTCGAGGCCGCGATGAAGGCGCAGTCCGCCGCGGCCACCGCCTGA